In the Streptomyces sp. WMMC940 genome, ACGCCGTCGTCTACTTCAAGGTGGTCGACGCGCCCGACGCCCTCGTGAAGGTCGAGGACTACCGTTTCGCCGTCTCCCAGATGGCCCAGACGTCACTGCGCTCGATCATCGGCAAGAGCGAACTGGACGACCTCCTCTCCAACCGCGAGAAACTCAACCAGGGCCTCGAACTCATGATCGACAGCCCGGCGCTCGGCTGGGGCGTGAGCGTCGACCGCGTCGAGATCAAGGACGTGTCGCTGCCGGAGACCATGAAACGCTCCATGGCACGCCAGGCGGAGGCCGACCGGGAGCGCCGGGCACGCGTCATCAACGCGGACGCCGAACTCCAGGCCTCGAAGAAACTGGCCGAAGCGGCCCACCAGATGTCCGAGACCCCGGCGGCACTGCAGCTGCGCCTGCTCCAGACCGTCATGGCGGTCGCCGCCGAGAAGAACTCCACCCTGGTCCTCCCCATCCCCGTCGAACTGCTGCGCTTCCTGGAACGCGGCTCCGCCCCCGACCGGGACGCCGAGCACCACCACGAGGCACACGCGGTGAAGCCGCCGCTGAACGCGCCGGTGACCAACTCGACGGCGTTGCCCGCCATGCCGGACCTCCCGCTACCGATCGTCCCGGAGAGCCCCGCCGCCCTCGGCGACCAGGCACACGGCGGCCACGAGTCCCTGGACGACGGAAGGAGGTGAGACGGGAGGAGACGAGACGCCGCCCGCCCGGCAGCAGCGGGGCCCACCCCCGCGCACCGTCCCCGCGGACCCCCGCCCGGCACCCGGCCGCGACGCAGGCCGGAGTCGATGTCAGACCCGCCCCGTAAGGTCGTACACCCATGGCGCGGTCCACGTCGCGCCACCCGTACGACCGAGCGGAACGGAGGCGACGCGGGCATGCTGCACACCCTTGCCGCCGTCTTCCGCCCGGCGGCCCTGCCCCGCGACGGACGGGTCGCCTTCTGGAGCCCCGACGGGAAGCCACTGCCCGACAGCGCCGCGGCGGGAGACACCCCCGCCGTCCCCGGCGAGATCACCGTCGTCCGCCGACACGGCGCCGGGATCCGCAGCCGCACCGTCCCCGCACTGCTGCTGCCCGTCGCCGACGCCGTGCCGCTCCTCGCCGGCACCCG is a window encoding:
- a CDS encoding slipin family protein → MVEDLVAIGVTAGAACAAYLMAAAKVVKQYERGVVFRLGRLRDRVRGPGFTMIIPIVDRLHKVNMQIVTMPVPAQEGITRDNVTVRVDAVVYFKVVDAPDALVKVEDYRFAVSQMAQTSLRSIIGKSELDDLLSNREKLNQGLELMIDSPALGWGVSVDRVEIKDVSLPETMKRSMARQAEADRERRARVINADAELQASKKLAEAAHQMSETPAALQLRLLQTVMAVAAEKNSTLVLPIPVELLRFLERGSAPDRDAEHHHEAHAVKPPLNAPVTNSTALPAMPDLPLPIVPESPAALGDQAHGGHESLDDGRR